GATCGATACCCGGGTGCCGCTGGAAGCCGGGCTTTCGAGCTCTGCAGCCCTTGGGGTCGCGGTCGCGTTCGCCTTCGACCGGCTCTTCGATCTGGCGCAGAGCCCGCGCGAACTCGCGTTGGCCGCCCATGCGGGCGAGTGCCATTTCGTTGGTGTGGGCTGCGGGATTCTCGATCCCTTCGCCAGCGCGCTCGGCCAGGCGGATCATGTGCTGCGCATCGATTGCCGGGACGCCGAAGTCACTCCGATCTCGGTCGGGAAGACGCCGGTCTCCATGTTGATCGTCCATTCCGGAGTGGAGCGTCGGCTGGCGGAAGGTGGCTACCGGGAGCGCGTGGCCGAGTGCCGCGCCGCATTCGACGCCGCCCGGGAGGCCGGGCTCGTGGCGCCCGACGCGACAGCGCTTCGGGATCTCTCGGAAGAGGCGCTCCCGCAGCTTGCCGGGCATGTTTCCGAGACCGTCTTCCGCCGGGCGCGTCATGTCGTCCGAGAGAACGCACGGGTCGATGGGGTTTGCAGAGCGCTCGCCGACAGTGATTTGTCCCAGGTCGGCGAGCTTCTCCGCGCGGGCCAGGCGAGCCTGCGCGACGATTTCGAGGTGAGCCTCCCGGAGCTCGATCTGCTGTGTGAACTCGCCGACGATCAGGAGGCCGTCTATGGCTCCCGGCTCACGGGAGCCGGCTGGGGCGGCTGCTCCCTTCACCTGGTCCAGCCCGAAGAGGTGGAGAACGTCAGGGAGCGGATCGTGAGCGGCTTCGCAGCTCGTACGGGGCGACGGCCCAGGGCTCTTCACCTTCGGACGGCTTCTGGCGCGGGCGACCTCCAGGAATAGCCGCCTTGGCCGCGGTTCCCGCGAGTTGGCATCTTCCTGCGCTCCAACGCCCGAGGAGCACGACGTGTCTGTCTTGAAGAAATTCGCTCATGACCGGGTCGTCGGCTTGGGAAAGGCCGTTACGAAGTTCTTGCCCGATCGTGTGCCGGTCACGTTCGTCGGCAACGAAGCCACGAGCGAGCTCTGTGAGGCCATTGCTGCGACCGGACCGCGGCAGCTCGGAATCGTGACCGACGAGGGGCTCATCGCAGCCGGGATCGTCGGCCGGGTCGAGGCGGCGCTCGATGCAGCCGGCGTGCCCTACACGGTCTTTTCAGGTGTTCAGCCCGATCCGACCACGACGCAGGTCGAAGAGGGGCTGGCGCAGCTCTCGGCCAAGGGCTGTGACGCGATTCTCGCAGTGGGCGGTGGCTCGCCGATCGATACGGCCAAGGTGATCGCCGCGGCGGCCACGAACCCAGGCCCGGTGCAGAAGCTCGAGGGCACGATGAAGGTGCGGCGGCCCACCCTGCCGCTCTTCGCGCTGCCGACCACCGCGGGCACGGGATCCGAGGCGACGCTTGCTGCCGTGGTGTCGGATCCGGAGACCCACGCGAAGAAGTTCATCCTCGATCCAAAACTCCTGCCCTCCATGGCGGCGCTGGATCCGACGCTGATGACCGGGCTGCCGCCGCATATCACTGCGGCAACCGGAATGGATGCGCTCACCCACGCGGTCGAATCCGTTCTGGCCCGGACCGCGACGCAACAAACCGAATCCTGGGCGCGGACCGCGATCAAGACGATCTTCCCGAACCTGCCGAAG
This genomic interval from bacterium contains the following:
- a CDS encoding iron-containing alcohol dehydrogenase, which encodes MGKAVTKFLPDRVPVTFVGNEATSELCEAIAATGPRQLGIVTDEGLIAAGIVGRVEAALDAAGVPYTVFSGVQPDPTTTQVEEGLAQLSAKGCDAILAVGGGSPIDTAKVIAAAATNPGPVQKLEGTMKVRRPTLPLFALPTTAGTGSEATLAAVVSDPETHAKKFILDPKLLPSMAALDPTLMTGLPPHITAATGMDALTHAVESVLARTATQQTESWARTAIKTIFPNLPKAFAQGDDLGARKAMALASFYAGLAFTRTSVGYVHAIAHTFGAFYGTPHGLGNAIALASVLEFSLETAAPRMAMMADWLGTGGEGASERERAEAFIAAVRELSASIEIPSKLDALQTADVPAIAKQAVGEAHMNYPVPRYMVPSECETLLKGLLP
- the galK gene encoding galactokinase; translated protein: EALGALAQTRLGEVAKEALEERVAAKGGRTPTPGDLFGRDVHDRRPVTETAERTSPLLARELALAPMEGDFAFREAFGRKPTHAVRAPGRVNWIGEHTDCEEGLVLPCAVDRDTTVFAAKAQGHRVRVISAAFGEAEFDARTPSRQAGWIDYVQGVVGALGKRLGSAAVAGADLWIDTRVPLEAGLSSSAALGVAVAFAFDRLFDLAQSPRELALAAHAGECHFVGVGCGILDPFASALGQADHVLRIDCRDAEVTPISVGKTPVSMLIVHSGVERRLAEGGYRERVAECRAAFDAAREAGLVAPDATALRDLSEEALPQLAGHVSETVFRRARHVVRENARVDGVCRALADSDLSQVGELLRAGQASLRDDFEVSLPELDLLCELADDQEAVYGSRLTGAGWGGCSLHLVQPEEVENVRERIVSGFAARTGRRPRALHLRTASGAGDLQE